A single genomic interval of Anthonomus grandis grandis chromosome 17, icAntGran1.3, whole genome shotgun sequence harbors:
- the LOC126746233 gene encoding uncharacterized protein LOC126746233, with the protein MDRLTVLVVIFTICLNSGLGEIISYSEIKELLQIGGPVKITEISKNRISKSLNPSFENTIENFFKSNDITVDAPFGSTLTFSGRHMDNEEIDLKIQLGSVKDVEARKKSKIKKVLAPIAVLLLLKAITLIPLAVGILGIKTWNALQLSFISFVTSIVLAVWKLCSKISPSSPVTPHVIHEAVHDVHVPHIYHDDHHVHHHDSHNHPQEIHYDLHHDLYHDHPDQHHFDPWDHHYHRSDDNAQQVAYNGYVPENKT; encoded by the exons atggataGATTAACAGTGTTGGTGGTAATTTTCACCATTTGTTTAAACTCCGGGCTTGGAGAAATTATAAGCTATAGTGAAATAAAAGAGTTGCTGCAA ataggAGGACCCGTCAAAATAacagaaatatcaaaaaatcgaATATCTAAAAGCTTAAATCCATCTTTTGAAAATACAAttgaaaacttctttaaatctAATGATATAACAGTTGATGCTCCATTTGGATCCACTCTTACTTTCAGTGGAAGACATATGGATAATGAAGAAATAGACCTAAAGATCCAACTTGGTTCTGTAAAGGATGTTGAAG ctcgaaaaaagtcaaaaattaaaaaagttttggctCCTATTGCGGTTTTATTACTTCTAAAGGCCATAACTCTAATACCACTCGCAGTCGGGATCTTGGGTATTAAAACTTGGAATGCATTACaactttcatttatttcttttgttacTTCCATTGTATTAGCCGTATGGAAACTTTGTTCAAAG ATTTCCCCTAGTTCTCCAGTAACTCCACATGTAATCCACGAGGCTGTACATGATGTACATGTTCCTCATATATACCATGACGATCATCATGTACACCATCATGATTCTCACAATCATCCCCAAGAAATTCATTATGATCTTCATCATGATTTATACCACGATCATCCTGACCAGCATCACTTTGATCCATGGGACCACCACTACCATAGGTCGGATGATAATGCCCAACAAGTGGCCTATAACGGGTATGTTCCTGAAAAtaagacttaa